From a region of the Fusarium verticillioides 7600 chromosome 9, whole genome shotgun sequence genome:
- a CDS encoding L-fuculose-phosphate aldolase: MSPSATTASPTGQSILNTAKAQDGKVKRIHKIPEFSTKEATRQWQLGQMAAAFRVFAKLGYADGSSGHISLRDPVDPETFWINPYGVHFGLLTVSDMVHIDENGNRIGGAEKPVNTAGFIIHAAIHKRRPDINAACHLHSPYGRAWSTFGKPIEMINQDSCMFYNDLAVYANFGGVVFAKEEGNRLADALGATKKNIILQNHGLLTSGGTIGEAAAFFIALERACQAQLLVEAAVAPNGSQLKKSIVSDEEAQYTKDNTGSPEAMYMQFEPEYQMLLKESKGDFLQ; the protein is encoded by the exons ATGTCACCATCTGCCACCACAGCTAGCCCAACGGGCCAATCCATCCTAAACACGGCAAAGGCCCAAGATGGCAAAGTGAAACGCATCCACAAGATTCCAGAGTTTTCCACCAAAGAAGCTACGAGACAATGGCAACTGGGACAAATGGCTGCAGCATTTCGTGTGTTTGCCAAACTTGGGTATGCTGATGGAAGCAGTGGCCATATTAGTTTGAGAG ATCCTGTTGATCCAGAAACCTTCTGGATCAATCCATATGGCGTTCACTTCGGGTTATTAACCGTATCTGATATGGTTcacattgatgagaatggcaatcGTATCGGAGGTGCAGAGAAACCTGTCAACACAGCTGGTTTCATCATTCACGCCGCCATTCACAAACGTCGACCAGACATCAACGCTgcttgtcatcttcacagTCCGTACGGCAGAGCTTGGTCAACCTTTGGCAAGCCCATCGAAATGATCAATCAAGACAGCTGTATGTTCTACAACGATCTCGCCGTCTATGCCAATTTTGGGGGAGTCGTTTtcgccaaggaagaaggCAATAGGCTTGCTGATGCTCTTGGAgccaccaagaagaacatcatTTTGCAGAACCACGGCCTTCTTACTTCGGGGGGTACCATTGgtgaagcagcagcattcTTCATCGCTTTGGAGCGAGCATGCCAGGCACAATTGCTTGTAGAAGCTGCTGTGGCTCCGAATGGATCTCAGCTCAAGAAGTCTATCGTTAGTGACGAGGAGGCACAATACACAAAAGACAATACGGGAAGCCCTGAGGCAATGTATATGCAGTTTGAGCCCGAGTATcagatgcttctcaaggaaTCCAAGGGCGACTTTTTGCAATAA
- a CDS encoding MFS transporter, DHA1 family, multidrug resistance protein yields MAGNIVDQELLDAERAASPQRYQQRDSAEIERVISASTVSSSSSENSARRRSRSIGQYNSISRISTQNDLERHPTELSRIQTARSQHNATVGGSLRSRTASRASRKPLPNFGAGKPYPPPLPEQEQYVVEFDGPDDPMHSQNWPLRKKLITAAVLGFTTMTSAFTSSIFSAATMVVAHEYHVGNEVGLLGTTFYVLGFAFGPSLWAPLSELRGRRLPILISIFGFSVFSIGCATGKDIQTILLCRFFSGFFGACPLAVVAAVFSDMFDNRTRGTAITLFSMSVFTGPLLAPFIGGFIVESHLGWRWTEYLASIMGFTALILDIIFLEETYPPVILIAKAADLRRRTKNWGIHAKQEEIEVDFKELVQKNFSRPLRLLFTEPIILLLSIYMSFIYGLLYLFLTAYPLVFVGVHGFSSGQSGLCFFGMIVGQLIAGATVIAQQPWYIRKLAANNGIPIPEWRLPNIMAGGVAFAIGIFWFGWTGYTKDIHWIVPTLSGLFTGFGLMSIFLQALNYLVDAYLMFAASAIAGNTFLRSLCGAGFPLFARQMFDGMGIQYAATLLGCVAAVLAPIPFIFYRYGAKIRQRSKYAPTAPPAPNSGSSAEEDEKENDNDTALAAVIARRDSVASGANKESA; encoded by the exons ATGGCGGGGAATATCGTGGATCAGGAGCTGCTAGACGCTGAACgcgctgcttctcctcagcgaTACCAACAGCGCGACAGTGCTGAAATAGAACGAGTCATCTCCGCATCAACcgtctcctcatcatcctccgaGAACTCAGCACGTCGACGGAGCCGCTCCATTGGCCAATACAACAGCATCAGCCGCATCTCGACCCAGAACGACCTGGAGCGTCATCCTACAGAACTCAGCAGAATACAAACAGCTCGAAGCCAACATAATGCCACCGTCGGAGGCAGTCTTCGTTCCCGCACAGCGTCGCGAGCTTCAAGAAAGCCTCTCCCCAACTTTGGCGCTGGAAAGccatatcctcctcctttgccAGAGCAGGAGCAGTATGTTGTTGAATTCGATGGACCCGATGATCCTATGCATTCACAGAATTggccgttgaggaagaagcttaTCACTGCTGCTGTTTTGGGGTTCACCACCATGACATCGGCCTTCAcgtcctccatcttctccgctGCCACTATGGTTGTTGCTCACGAGTATCATGTTGGCAACGAAGTTGGTCTTTTGGGAACGACCTTTTACGTGCTTGGTTTTGCTTTTGGTCCCTCGCTTTGGGCTCCTCTGTCTGAGTTGCGCGGTCGTCGTCTTCCAattctcatctccatcttcggTTTCTCTGTCTTTTCTATTGGCTGCGCAACTGGCAAGGATATCCAGACTATTCTTCTCTGCCGATTCTTCAGTGGTTTCTTCGGTGCTTGTCCTCTTGCTGTCGTTGCTGCTGTCTTTTCCGACATGTTTGACAACCGTACTCGAGGAACTGCCATtactctcttctcaatgtcCGTCTTTACTGGCCCTCTTCTGGCTCCTTTCATCGGCGGTTTCATTGTTGAGTCTCACCTTGGATGGCGCTGGACTGAGTATCTTGCTTCTATCATGGGTTTCACTGCTCTcattctcgacatcatcttcttggaggagacCTACCCACCTGTCATTCTCATCGCCAAGGCGGCTGATCTGCGACGCCGCACCAAGAACTGGGGTATCCATGCCAAGCAAGAGGAAATCGAGGTTGacttcaaggagctcgtcCAGAAGAACTTTTCTCGACCTCTGCGCCTGCTCTTTACCGAACCCATTATTCTTCTGCTCTCCATCTATATGAGTTTCATCTATGGACTCCTCTATCTCTTCCTTACCGCCTACcctcttgtctttgttggcgTCCACGGCTTCAGCTCTGGTCAATCCggtctttgcttcttcggTATGATTGTTGGTCAGCTTATCGCTGGTGCTACAGTCAttgctcaacagccttggtaCATTCGCAAGCTTGCTGCCAACAATGGCATTCCTATTCCCGAATGGCGTCTGCCaaacatcatggctggtggtGTCGCCTTTGCCATTGGTATCTTCTGGTTTGGATG GACTGGATACACCAAGGACATTCACTGGATCGTTCCCACTCTCAGCGGTCTCTTCACTGGCTTCGGTCTCATgtccatcttcctccaggcTCTCAACTACCTCGTCGATGCCTACCTCATGTTCGCCGCCTCTGCCATCGCCGGTAACACATTCCTTCGATCTCTCTGCGGTGCTGGTTTTCCCCTGTTTGCCCGTCAAATGTTTGATGGTATGGGCATTCAATATGCTGCCACTCTTCTCGGCTGTGTTGCCGCTGTGCTCGCACCAATCCCCTTTATCTTCTACCGTTACGGTGCCAAGATTCGCCAGAGAAGCAAGTATGCTCCCACCGCTCCTCCTGCCCCTAACTCTGGCTCTTCGgcagaggaagacgagaaggagaatgaTAACGATACCGCCCTGGCTGCTGTCATCGCTCGTCGTGACAGTGTGGCCAGCGGAGCCAACAAGGAGAGCGCTTAA